From Mycolicibacterium nivoides, a single genomic window includes:
- a CDS encoding HNH endonuclease produces MEAFLAIGLLALAGWGSYRIGRYILKERYFASDEFLAHKKQIALFVAEHNELAHYIAEIRSRGTFELGASYTGSQAHLASFQNTSNWNYRRDRNVATYHAPNVHNCSLQVVRNASGDPLKYVMKYFNIKADEAHLAEVENLGDDIARLQEAVYNLQQREASITQSINPPTFILKHYAGEFMKHVGVEVSPITVPYPVYVFEYVSAGGNSSQRATVTFDTPTIDALIETLSQKIRWRKSAAGQRALMTSRLRSAIKARDNHTCRYCSVSLVAEPHLLLEVDHIIPVSRGGLSTPENLQTLCWKCNRSKSNKVASA; encoded by the coding sequence ATGGAAGCTTTCCTGGCAATCGGCCTTCTCGCGCTCGCGGGTTGGGGCTCGTATCGGATTGGTCGATACATCCTGAAAGAGCGGTATTTCGCCAGCGACGAGTTCTTAGCGCATAAGAAGCAGATCGCATTGTTTGTTGCCGAGCACAACGAACTTGCCCATTACATTGCCGAGATCCGTAGTCGCGGAACGTTCGAGCTCGGTGCGTCGTATACCGGGTCGCAGGCGCATCTAGCCTCGTTCCAAAACACGAGCAACTGGAACTACCGCCGGGACCGGAACGTGGCGACTTACCACGCACCGAACGTGCATAACTGTTCGCTACAGGTGGTGCGCAATGCTAGCGGAGACCCTCTGAAGTATGTGATGAAGTACTTCAACATCAAGGCTGACGAGGCACACCTCGCTGAGGTCGAGAATCTTGGCGACGACATCGCCCGTCTGCAGGAAGCTGTCTACAACCTTCAGCAGCGAGAGGCGAGCATTACCCAGTCGATCAACCCGCCGACATTCATTTTGAAGCACTACGCGGGCGAGTTCATGAAGCACGTCGGGGTGGAGGTGTCGCCTATCACGGTCCCGTACCCGGTGTACGTCTTTGAGTACGTGAGTGCCGGTGGGAACAGCTCGCAGCGTGCAACCGTCACCTTTGACACCCCGACGATCGACGCGCTCATCGAGACGCTCTCGCAGAAGATCCGTTGGAGAAAGAGTGCCGCGGGCCAGCGTGCGCTAATGACCTCCAGACTGCGGAGCGCCATCAAGGCACGCGACAACCACACCTGCCGATACTGTTCGGTGTCGCTCGTAGCGGAGCCGCACCTCCTCCTCGAGGTTGATCACATCATCCCGGTCTCCCGGGGTGGTTTGTCGACTCCGGAGAATCTTCAGACGCTGTGCTGGAAATGCAACCGGTCCAAATCGAACAAGGTTGCGTCGGCGTGA